From Microbacterium pseudoresistens, the proteins below share one genomic window:
- a CDS encoding ABC transporter ATP-binding protein, whose product MIRTLLSLLPAKTRPTVRTYFALTVVGLVLRASGAVLLVPLVAALFGDEPATAWPWLGVLALVTVVGWAVDASAARLGFGIGFDLLDSGQRTVADRITRVRLDWFTAENTATTRQAVAATGPDLVGVVIYLVGPLLAAVLLPVVIALALLPISWPLAVAALLGVPVLLLALWGAGRLSRTADRAADAANNRLTERIVEFARTQQALRAARRVEPACSHAGAALAAQHGATMRMLLLQVPGQVVFGLASQLALLLLAGTTVVLTVRGELSVPEAIALIVVIVRYLESFTVVSELSPGIETTTGSLRRIRAVLDAPVVPAGTTPGAGVGAPRVELRGVRFGYGAGADGAGIDGTGIDGAGSEVAPVLDTLDLTLEPGTTTAIVGPSGSGKSTVLALLAGLHRPTTGSILVDGVDVSTLDADARRDLVSMVFQHSYLFDGSIRENVRVGAPSADDDAVERAAGLARVDALVERLPGGWGSRVGEAGTGLSGGERQRVSIARALLKPAPVLLVDEATSALDTENEAAVTAALTADPLPRTRVIVAHRLASIRAADRVVFLEEGRIVEDGTVDDLLAADGRFAEFWRQQDAAGGWRLGADAAA is encoded by the coding sequence ATGATCCGCACCCTGCTCTCGCTGCTGCCCGCGAAGACCCGACCCACCGTGCGGACGTACTTCGCCCTCACCGTCGTGGGTCTCGTGCTGCGCGCGTCCGGCGCCGTGCTGCTCGTGCCCCTGGTCGCCGCGCTGTTCGGCGACGAGCCTGCCACCGCGTGGCCGTGGCTGGGGGTGCTCGCGCTGGTCACCGTGGTCGGCTGGGCCGTGGATGCGTCCGCGGCGCGTCTGGGATTCGGGATCGGCTTCGACCTGCTCGACTCGGGTCAGCGCACGGTCGCCGACCGCATCACCCGTGTGCGCCTGGACTGGTTCACGGCCGAGAACACAGCCACCACGCGTCAGGCCGTCGCGGCGACGGGTCCCGATCTCGTCGGTGTGGTCATCTACCTCGTCGGCCCGCTGCTGGCCGCCGTGCTGCTGCCCGTCGTGATCGCCCTGGCACTGCTGCCAATCTCGTGGCCGCTCGCGGTGGCCGCCCTGCTCGGCGTGCCCGTGCTGCTGCTGGCGCTGTGGGGCGCTGGCCGCCTGAGCCGCACGGCGGATCGAGCCGCCGATGCGGCGAACAACCGGCTCACCGAGCGGATCGTCGAGTTCGCGCGCACCCAGCAGGCTCTGCGGGCCGCGCGCCGCGTCGAGCCCGCCTGCAGCCACGCGGGCGCCGCGCTGGCCGCACAGCACGGCGCGACGATGCGCATGCTCCTGCTGCAGGTACCCGGACAGGTCGTCTTCGGCCTCGCCAGCCAGCTCGCCCTGCTGCTGCTCGCAGGGACGACCGTGGTGCTGACCGTGCGCGGGGAGCTGAGCGTGCCGGAGGCCATCGCGCTCATCGTCGTGATCGTGCGCTACCTGGAATCCTTCACCGTCGTCTCCGAGCTCTCGCCCGGCATCGAGACGACCACGGGATCGCTACGACGCATCCGCGCCGTGCTCGACGCGCCCGTCGTGCCTGCGGGAACGACTCCGGGCGCCGGAGTGGGAGCACCCCGGGTCGAGCTGCGCGGCGTCAGGTTCGGGTACGGCGCGGGAGCCGACGGCGCAGGAATCGACGGCACAGGAATCGACGGCGCAGGGTCCGAGGTCGCCCCTGTGCTCGACACGCTGGATCTGACCCTCGAACCCGGTACGACGACGGCGATCGTCGGGCCGTCGGGCTCGGGCAAGAGCACGGTGCTCGCCCTGCTCGCGGGACTGCACCGACCCACGACCGGCAGCATCCTCGTCGACGGCGTCGACGTGTCGACCCTGGATGCCGATGCCCGCCGCGACCTGGTGAGCATGGTGTTCCAGCATTCGTATCTGTTCGACGGATCCATCCGCGAGAACGTGCGCGTGGGGGCGCCATCGGCCGATGACGACGCCGTCGAGCGCGCGGCGGGGCTCGCCCGCGTCGACGCCCTCGTCGAGCGGCTTCCCGGCGGCTGGGGCAGCCGGGTGGGCGAGGCGGGAACGGGCCTGTCGGGCGGCGAGCGCCAGCGCGTCTCGATCGCCAGGGCGCTGCTGAAGCCGGCCCCCGTGCTGCTCGTCGACGAGGCGACCAGCGCACTCGACACCGAGAACGAGGCGGCGGTGACCGCTGCGCTCACCGCCGATCCGCTGCCGCGGACGCGCGTGATCGTCGCGCATCGCCTCGCCAGCATCCGCGCCGCCGACCGGGTGGTGTTCCTCGAGGAGGGGCGCATCGTCGAAGACGGCACGGTCGATGACCTGCTGGCCGCCGACGGACGCTTCGCCGAGTTCTGGCGACAGCAGGATGCAGCCGGCGGCTGGCGCCTCGGCGCCGACGCCGCGGCCTGA
- a CDS encoding DUF3052 domain-containing protein: MGFVAKTVAEKLQIQTGDEVLLIADVEQRTLLDPLPADVVVIDGIDRATGGIAIAFVADRADLDARLGSILPHVAGARAAWLVYPKGNRSDVNRDSIWQRVGERGWTLNANVAVDDTWSAVRMKPAG, from the coding sequence GTGGGATTCGTGGCGAAGACCGTGGCCGAGAAGCTGCAGATCCAGACCGGTGACGAGGTGCTGCTCATCGCCGACGTCGAGCAGCGAACCCTGCTCGATCCGCTGCCCGCCGATGTCGTCGTCATCGACGGCATCGACCGGGCGACCGGTGGCATCGCCATCGCGTTCGTGGCCGACCGCGCCGATCTCGACGCCCGGCTCGGCTCGATCCTGCCTCATGTGGCCGGCGCCCGCGCGGCCTGGCTCGTCTACCCGAAGGGCAACCGCAGCGACGTCAACCGCGACAGCATCTGGCAGCGCGTCGGCGAACGGGGCTGGACGCTCAACGCCAACGTCGCGGTCGACGACACCTGGTCGGCGGTGCGGATGAAGCCCGCCGGTTGA
- a CDS encoding FAD-dependent oxidoreductase, with protein sequence MTDLRENDTTDYDLIVIGAGPVGENVADYATKRGVRAAIVESELVGGECSYWACMPSKALLRSGHALRAARRLPGAREAITGDLDADAVLARRTAFTSGWDDSGQVSWLESAGIALIRGEGCLDGPGRVRVGERVYTARAVALATGSVPRLPDVPGLADAAPWGTREAASADHVPPRLVVLGGGVAGTELAFAFASLGSAVTIIARHALLSREEPFVGDMIAEALELQGVDVRLGVSPTRVDRNAGGVVAVTLDDGTAIEADEILVSTGRRPNSDELGLDAVGIVSLSVDDTMLVNGTDWLYAVGDVNARALLTHQGKYQARAAGEAIAARLNGTAVCDEPWGAHVATADHSAVPRVVFSDPEVAAAGMTEKDARDKGIAVRAVEYDLGAVAGAALHADGYSGRAKLVVDEERGVIVGATFVGQDVADLLHAATIAIVGEVPLDRLWHAVPAYPTISEVWLRLLEEYGRPE encoded by the coding sequence GTGACTGACCTACGCGAGAACGACACGACCGACTACGACCTCATCGTGATCGGCGCGGGGCCGGTCGGCGAGAACGTCGCCGACTACGCGACGAAACGGGGCGTGCGCGCGGCGATCGTCGAATCGGAGCTCGTGGGCGGCGAATGCTCGTACTGGGCGTGCATGCCGTCCAAGGCGCTCCTGCGCAGCGGTCATGCGCTGCGCGCGGCGCGACGACTCCCCGGGGCGCGCGAGGCGATCACCGGCGATCTCGATGCGGATGCGGTGCTCGCGCGGCGCACGGCGTTCACCTCGGGGTGGGACGACAGCGGACAGGTGTCGTGGCTCGAGTCGGCGGGCATCGCCCTGATCCGCGGAGAGGGATGCCTCGACGGCCCCGGGCGTGTGCGGGTGGGGGAGCGCGTCTACACGGCACGCGCCGTGGCGCTGGCGACGGGATCCGTCCCGCGACTGCCCGACGTTCCCGGACTCGCGGATGCGGCACCGTGGGGAACGCGGGAGGCGGCCTCGGCCGACCACGTGCCGCCGCGGCTCGTCGTGCTCGGCGGGGGTGTCGCCGGCACCGAGCTCGCGTTCGCATTCGCATCCCTCGGATCGGCCGTGACGATCATCGCCCGGCACGCGCTCCTCTCGCGGGAGGAGCCGTTCGTGGGCGACATGATCGCAGAAGCGCTCGAGCTGCAGGGAGTCGATGTGCGGCTGGGCGTCTCACCCACACGGGTCGATCGGAATGCCGGCGGCGTCGTCGCCGTGACGCTCGACGACGGCACCGCGATCGAGGCGGACGAGATCCTCGTCTCCACAGGGCGACGGCCGAACAGCGACGAGCTGGGCCTGGATGCGGTGGGCATCGTGTCGCTCTCGGTCGACGACACGATGCTCGTGAACGGCACCGACTGGCTCTACGCCGTGGGCGATGTGAACGCCCGTGCGCTGCTCACGCACCAGGGCAAGTATCAGGCGCGTGCAGCGGGCGAGGCGATCGCCGCGCGTCTGAACGGTACGGCCGTGTGTGATGAGCCGTGGGGCGCGCATGTCGCCACGGCCGATCACAGCGCCGTGCCACGCGTGGTGTTCTCCGATCCGGAGGTCGCCGCGGCGGGGATGACGGAGAAAGACGCTCGCGACAAGGGCATCGCCGTGCGTGCCGTCGAGTACGACCTGGGCGCTGTCGCCGGTGCCGCGCTGCATGCGGATGGCTACTCGGGCCGCGCGAAGCTCGTGGTCGACGAGGAACGCGGCGTGATCGTGGGTGCGACCTTCGTCGGGCAGGATGTCGCAGACCTACTGCACGCGGCGACGATCGCGATCGTCGGCGAGGTACCCCTCGACCGTCTCTGGCACGCCGTGCCGGCCTATCCCACCATCAGCGAGGTATGGCTGCGCCTGCTCGAGGAGTACGGCCGCCCGGAGTGA
- a CDS encoding MFS transporter, producing MRITPHPWVMLVAAVVAQAATTVVAATPAFLIPLLHTVQGLSLAEAGLMAAAPNLGLVLTLVAWGAATDRWGERRIVLSGLAATTVAVLLAMLAQGFVAQGLALVLAGAMSACTNAASGRLIVGWFPPERRGLAMGIRQTCQPLGIALASLVVPALAAGGSAAPAFAFGGALCLVGLAFCALVVVDPAREPRHAAAPTRNPYRGSSVLQRIHAVSVLLVVPQFTLSTFGLIWFIVAFEWTPFVAGIVVAAAQVLGAVGRIVVGGLSDRIGSRLVPLRAVAIAVVVGMLATAAFGALDWAIPAAACYILASCLSVADNGLAFTAVAEIAGSGWAGRALGVQNTGQFLGAALVPPAIGAVIGLVGYPLAFALVAIAPAAAAILVPGRASDLTAGAPTGQGAMAGLGARSQAWSVVHRRRTHR from the coding sequence ATGCGCATCACTCCCCACCCCTGGGTCATGCTCGTCGCGGCGGTCGTCGCCCAGGCCGCGACCACCGTCGTCGCCGCGACGCCCGCCTTCCTCATCCCGCTGCTGCACACCGTCCAGGGGCTCTCCCTCGCCGAGGCCGGGCTCATGGCCGCGGCACCCAACCTCGGTCTCGTGCTCACGCTCGTCGCCTGGGGAGCCGCCACAGACCGTTGGGGCGAGCGCCGGATCGTACTGAGCGGTCTCGCTGCGACGACCGTCGCCGTGCTGCTGGCGATGCTCGCGCAGGGGTTCGTCGCACAGGGACTCGCGCTGGTCCTGGCCGGGGCGATGTCGGCGTGCACGAATGCGGCGAGCGGCCGCCTCATCGTCGGCTGGTTCCCGCCCGAACGCCGCGGACTCGCCATGGGCATCCGGCAGACCTGCCAGCCGCTCGGGATCGCACTGGCCTCGCTCGTCGTTCCCGCCCTGGCCGCCGGCGGGTCGGCCGCACCCGCCTTCGCGTTCGGCGGCGCGCTGTGCCTCGTGGGGCTCGCCTTCTGCGCGCTCGTGGTCGTCGACCCCGCGCGCGAGCCTCGGCATGCGGCGGCGCCGACCCGCAATCCTTACCGGGGCAGCAGCGTTCTGCAGCGGATCCACGCGGTGTCGGTGCTGCTCGTCGTGCCTCAGTTCACGCTGTCGACCTTCGGGCTGATCTGGTTCATCGTCGCCTTCGAGTGGACACCGTTCGTGGCGGGCATCGTCGTCGCGGCGGCACAGGTGCTCGGCGCCGTCGGCCGCATCGTCGTGGGCGGACTCAGCGACCGGATCGGATCGCGCCTCGTGCCGTTGCGCGCGGTGGCGATCGCGGTCGTGGTCGGAATGCTCGCCACAGCCGCCTTCGGTGCGCTCGACTGGGCCATCCCCGCCGCGGCCTGCTACATCCTCGCCAGCTGCCTGAGCGTCGCCGACAACGGACTCGCCTTCACCGCGGTCGCGGAGATCGCCGGATCCGGGTGGGCGGGCCGGGCGCTGGGCGTGCAGAACACCGGGCAGTTCCTTGGCGCGGCGCTCGTGCCTCCCGCGATCGGCGCCGTCATCGGACTCGTCGGCTACCCGCTCGCCTTCGCGCTCGTCGCGATCGCGCCCGCCGCCGCCGCGATACTTGTCCCGGGGCGGGCCTCCGACCTCACCGCCGGCGCTCCGACCGGGCAGGGGGCTATGGCTGGGCTGGGTGCCCGGAGTCAGGCTTGGTCGGTGGTGCACAGACGCCGTACGCATCGATGA